In the genome of Triticum urartu cultivar G1812 chromosome 5, Tu2.1, whole genome shotgun sequence, one region contains:
- the LOC125511161 gene encoding disease resistance protein RGA4-like: MEVAAAVGPIVKLLPKLLSVIDGKRKQLDSMEVDAGFIRRDLQSIQEIIGRSSGGRSITDLWVRDLRRLADDMEDCIDRFQVGKMSRISFIGKICKLKKRSKETLEQLQNCISIAGAAAPDPPAAAGGTDQDPEEQLLGLLARSQSEGNLKVISVAGFSGVGMTHLAHKVYSDRDVRSQFPLHAWVRASPGMSVLKLLQKIHDQLLLISITKNHGATASSSRIIPQVNGDGAEHAASDHLLAGLLKTGRYLIVIDGVNTHELYDVLSAFSWADGMDGRIIMTTTIQLPAATCCKCGNGSSLAMDSTSQVFIGELTESGFVEACLHLRDDTLARMHRSNNEILSSPVVQDLLLYFCMFPRDHPVRRNPLIRRWLAEGLVFPQPETENFSQDVAVKNLESLISRNIIQPIQVRTYGNVKKCQTSGIMLNSISSKSKSQNFITMLCGGQTTEKNLPGKEIRRLSLHLNGAANGPLNLPKELSRLHTLAVFPDDINVTRHQANLNYAEYKLLRVLDLKECADVKAEHVGKICDMLLLKYLSLGDSIDKVPRKIAKLKWLETLDMRRTQVVMLPIEVLHLPGLKHLLGKFQLLEGDCTHKKLEKLLSEDSELQRLSGFVTDKNEGFAQLMSRMGKLRKVKIWCDSTADVMKLVCVLGATEKFICGGLDMTRVDRSLSIDLQGCPTECSEQFMDSLQATGRLTSLKLRGKLMRLPQFKAKLNYIEELCLSRTNLSGDTILDGLSELRMTLKYLKLVEDKLGHLVIKPEHFRSLKGLCLVGEQSMEDITIQDEAMPYLVSLHMLCEALGNLPGVDITRMARLKEVTLHSGVQESIKDGWQTAAMNHPNRPSVLFIHHANSSPRGSPPCQATAEIANQTKPIGRKFTASIMGGIFGCARPRS; encoded by the exons ATGGAGGTTGCGGCGGCCGTCGGCCCGATAGTGAAGCTCCTGCCGAAGCTCCTGTCGGTGATAGATGGCAAAAGGAAGCAGCTGGACAGCATGGAGGTGGACGCCGGGTTCATCCGGCGCGACCTCCAGTCGATCCAAGAAATCATTGGCCGCTCGAGTGGCGGCAGATCCATCACGGACCTCTGGGTCCGAGATCTCAGGCGCTTGGCCGACGACATGGAAGACTGCATCGACCGCTTCCAGGTCGGGAAGATGAGCAGAATCAGTTTCATCGGGAAGATCTGCAAACTGAAGAAGAGGTCAAAGGAGACTCTCGAGCAGCTACAGAACTGCATCAgcatcgccggcgccgccgcacCTGATCCCCCCGCTGCAGCTGGGGGCACTGATCAGGATCCGGAAGAGCAACTTCTTGGCCTGCTTGCGCGGAGCCAATCGGAGGGGAATCTCAAGGTCATCTCTGTCGCCGGCTTCAGTGGAGTAGGTATGACTCACCTTGCCCACAAGGTTTACAGTGACAGGGATGTGCGCAGCCAGTTCCCTCTGCACGCCTGGGTTCGTGCATCACCGGGCATGAGTGTGCTCAAGCTTCTTCAGAAAATACATGACCAACTGCTGTTAATCAGTATTACCAAGAATCATGGTGCGACTGCCTCCAGCTCCAGAATCATACCACAAGTCAACGGAGACGGCGCCGAACATGCCGCGAGTGACCACCTGCTCGCCGGACTACTCAAGACCGGAAG GTATTTGATTGTGATTGATGGCGTGAATACACATGAGTTGTACGACGTACTATCTGCATTCTCTTGGGCTGATGGAATGGACGGCAGAATTATCATGACGACGACCATTCAACTACCAGCAGCGACATGCTGCAAATGTGGCAATGGTTCATCACTTGCTATGGATAGCACAAGCCAGGTTTTCATTGGGGAGCTGACAGAGAGTGGATTTGTGGAGGCCTGCCTCCATCTTCGTGATGACACACTGGCAAGAATGCACCGCAGCAACAACGAGATCCTATCCAGCCCCGTTGTCCAGGACCTATTGCTGTATTTCTGCATGTTCCCACGCGATCATCCTGTCAGGAGGAATCCCCTGATAAGGAGATGGCTGGCTGAAGGGCTTGTGTTTCCTCAGCCTGAAACAGAGAATTTTTCCCAGGATGTTGCGGTCAAGAATTTGGAGAGCCTCATCAGCCGCAACATCATTCAGCCCATTCAAGTGAGGACCTATGGAAATGTGAAGAAATGCCAAACTTCTGGGATAATGCTCAACTCCATTTCCAGCAAATCCAAGTCACAGAATTTCATCACCATGTTGTGTGGCGGCCAGACAACAGAGAAGAATCTGCCGGGCAAAGAGATTCGCCGGCTTTCCCTCCATCTTAATGGTGCGGCAAATGGGCCACTGAATTTGCCAAAGGAGTTATCTCGTCTCCATACTCTGGCAGTATTCCCTGATGATATAAATGTGACCAGGCATCAAGCTAATTTGAATTATGCCGAGTATAAGCTACTGCGGGTTTTGGACCTCAAAGAATGTGCTGATGTGAAAGCAGAACATGTTGGCAAAATATGTGACATGTTGCTGCTCAAATATCTGAGCCTCGGAGACAGTATTGACAAGGTTCCAAGGAAAATAGCGAAGCTAAAATGGTTGGAGACTCTTGACATGAGGAGAACCCAGGTAGTGATGTTGCCAATTGAAGTCCTCCACCTCCCCGGGTTGAAACACCTCCTTGGAAAGTTTCAGTTACTTGAAGGTGACTGCACACATAAGAAGCTAGAGAAGCTCTTGTCAGAAGATAGTGAATTGCAGAGGCTTTCTGGATTTGTCACTGACAAAAACGAAGGGTTTGCGCAGCTGATGAGTCGCATGGGGAAGTTGAGGAAGGTGAAAATATGGTGCGATTCCACTGCAGATGTGATGAAACTAGTTTGTGTTTTAGGGGCCACGGAGAAATTCATTTGCGGAGGCCTGGATATGACAAGAGTTGACCGTTCCTTATCTATCGACCTCCAAGGATGCCCAACAGAATGCTCAGAACAATTCATGGATTCTCTGCAAGCTACAGGCCGTCTTACCTCGCTCAAATTGCGCGGAAAGCTGATGCGACTCCCTCAGTTCAAGGCAAAGCTGAACTACATCGAGGAGTTGTGCCTCTCAAGAACTAATCTGAGCGGGGACACAATCCTAGATGGCCTGTCTGAACTTAGAATGACACTTAAGTATCTCAAACTGGTAGAAGATAAGCTTGGGCACTTGGTCATAAAACCGGAGCATTTCCGAAGCCTGAAGGGGTTATGCCTTGTGGGCGAGCAAAGTATGGAGGACATAACAATCCAAGATGAAGCTATGCCCTACCTTGTGTCACTTCATATGCTTTGTGAAGCTCTAGGTAATCTTCCTGGCGTCGACATCACACGCATGGCAAGGCTAAAAGAAGTCACGCTCCATTCTGGAGTACAAGAGTCGATAAAGGATGGGTGGCAAACAGCTGCAATGAACCATCCTAATAGACCCAGCGTTTTGTTTATCCACCATGCTAACTCCTCACCTAGAGGCTCTCCGCCGTGCCAAGCAACAGCAGAAATTGCAAATCAGACCAAACCTATTGGGAGAAAATTCACCGCCTCCATCATGGGTggcatctttggttgtgcacggCCAAGATCCTGA
- the LOC125506275 gene encoding actin-depolymerizing factor 3-like, which yields MANAVSGVAVSEECVRAFQELRAGRAHRFVVYKMDDAVQRVVVDKVGGRDAGFDDLAAALPADDCRYAVYDLDFTVGDATAKGADGEAPRSKIFFISWSPASAEVKSKMIYASSNEGFKKELDGTQIDVQATDPSELTLDILKDHAT from the exons ATG GCGAACGCGGTGTCGGGCGTGGCGGTGAGCGAGGAGTGCGTGAGGGCGTTCCAGGAGCTGCGGGCGGGGCGGGCGCACCGGTTCGTGGTGTACAAGATGGACGATGCCGTGCAGCGGGTGGTGGTGGACAAGGTGGGCGGCCGCGACGCCGGCTTCGACGACCTCGCCGCGGCGCTCCCCGCCGACGACTGCCGCTACGCCGTCTACGACCTCGACTTCACCGTCGGCGACGCCACCGCCAAAGGCGCCGACGGGGAGGCGCCCCGCAGCAAGATATTCTTCATCTCCTG GTCGCCGGCGAGTGCGGAGGTGAAGAGCAAGATGATCTACGCCAGCTCCAACGAGGGGTTCAAGAAGGAGCTGGACGGCACGCAGATCGACGTGCAGGCGACCGACCCCAGCGAGCTCACCCTCGACATCCTCAAGGACCACGCCACCTAA